In Prunus dulcis chromosome 2, ALMONDv2, whole genome shotgun sequence, a single genomic region encodes these proteins:
- the LOC117619940 gene encoding protein YIPF1 homolog isoform X1, whose translation MDESYAGLPTSHLLGSVPAVVSEDKDKNTTSYEAPEANLQIFPPNNGGEKGRGYQTVGSTSETFEQQPANNWRGVFNISSYTQYFNVDTDVVLNRLLSSLYPHGGDFFSKIDANPDLYGLIWISTTLVFVLAALGNCATYLMEKHSDSSTSWAFNVSYMNLAAFSVYGYAILVPLAFYFLLHYLGSNASLVRFWCMWGYSLFIFVLASFLLLIPVEAFRWIIIILVGAASSCFVAFNLKTYIEGNDVVVIAAFLLQLALAIFFKVYFFP comes from the exons ATGGACGAGTCCTACGCTGGCCTCCCTACCAGCCATTTACTCGGCTCAGTCCCT GCTGTCGTAAGTGAAGATAAAGATAAGAATACCACAAGCTATGAAG CACCTGAAGCTAACTTGCAAATCTTCCCCCCAAATAATGGAGGAGAGAAAGGGCGTGGTTATCAAACTGTTGGAAGTACAAGTG AAACATTTGAACAACAACCGGCGAACAACTGGAGAGGAGTATTTAATATCTCATCATACACACAATACTTCAATGTGGATACAGACGTTGTCCTAAACAGATTGCTTAGTTCTTTATATCCCCATGGTGGAGATTTTTTCAGCAAAATTGATGCCAACCCTGATTT ATATGGGCTAATCTGGATCTCCACTACGTTAGTGTTTGTGCTTGCTGCACTTGGAAACTGTGCCACCTACCTCATGGAAAAGCACAGTGATAGCAGTACTTCTTGGGCCTTTAATGTCAGTTACATGAATTTGGCAGCTTTTTCAGTCTACGGTTATGCAATTTTGGTGCCATTGGCATTTTATTTCTTGCTTCACTATCTGGGCTCAAATGCCAGCCTTGTTCGATTTTGGTGTATGTGGGGATACTCTCTCTTCATATTTGTTTTAGCCTCT TTTTTGTTGCTTATCCCGGTTGAGGCTTTTCGGTGGATCATTATAATTCTTGTTGGTGCTGCCTCCTCATGCTTTGTTGCCTTCAATCTCAAGACTTATATCGAAGGGAATGATGTTGTGGTGATCGCCGCATTTCTCTTGCAACTGGCTCTGGCAATCTTCTTTAAGGTCTACTTCTTTCCGTGA
- the LOC117619940 gene encoding protein YIPF1 homolog isoform X2, producing the protein MDESYAGLPTSHLLGSVPAVVSEDKDKNTTSYEAPEANLQIFPPNNGGEKGRGYQTVGSTSETFEQQPANNWRGVFNISSYTQYFNVDTDVVLNRLLSSLYPHGGDFFSKIDANPDLYGLIWISTTLVFVLAALGNCATYLMEKHSDSSTSWAFNFLLLIPVEAFRWIIIILVGAASSCFVAFNLKTYIEGNDVVVIAAFLLQLALAIFFKVYFFP; encoded by the exons ATGGACGAGTCCTACGCTGGCCTCCCTACCAGCCATTTACTCGGCTCAGTCCCT GCTGTCGTAAGTGAAGATAAAGATAAGAATACCACAAGCTATGAAG CACCTGAAGCTAACTTGCAAATCTTCCCCCCAAATAATGGAGGAGAGAAAGGGCGTGGTTATCAAACTGTTGGAAGTACAAGTG AAACATTTGAACAACAACCGGCGAACAACTGGAGAGGAGTATTTAATATCTCATCATACACACAATACTTCAATGTGGATACAGACGTTGTCCTAAACAGATTGCTTAGTTCTTTATATCCCCATGGTGGAGATTTTTTCAGCAAAATTGATGCCAACCCTGATTT ATATGGGCTAATCTGGATCTCCACTACGTTAGTGTTTGTGCTTGCTGCACTTGGAAACTGTGCCACCTACCTCATGGAAAAGCACAGTGATAGCAGTACTTCTTGGGCCTTTAAT TTTTTGTTGCTTATCCCGGTTGAGGCTTTTCGGTGGATCATTATAATTCTTGTTGGTGCTGCCTCCTCATGCTTTGTTGCCTTCAATCTCAAGACTTATATCGAAGGGAATGATGTTGTGGTGATCGCCGCATTTCTCTTGCAACTGGCTCTGGCAATCTTCTTTAAGGTCTACTTCTTTCCGTGA
- the LOC117617249 gene encoding probable glycosyltransferase At5g20260: MSLTTIFLLLLLYFSLFTFLTTHSKPHLPSPYLSPTTIFPNYQNMLKSFKIFIYNPNTPFTFNSPSQSLFYTTLALQDSVFVTQDAEQAHLFFVPFPSDLSTRSIARLIRGLRNDLPYWNRTLGADHFYLSCAGIGYESDRNLVELKKNSIQISCFPTPAGKFIPHKDISLPPLASSHAPTNKTTRFLGYARFNWLKESTLVNELSSEPEFLIESEPSDLNSYAERIASSKFCLFEYGGGDVSGIGEALRFGCVPAVVTDRPIQDLPFSDVLRWQEITVFVERRGVGELKRVLARTCGDRHEKMKGLGVTASRHFVWNETPQPLDSFHTLMYQLWLRRHTIRYVRRESA, translated from the coding sequence ATGTCACTCACCACCattttcctcctcctcctcctctacttctctctcttcactttCCTCACCACTCACTCCAAACCCCATCTCCCTTCCCCATACCTCTCACCCACCACAATCTTCCCAAACTACCAAAACATGCTCAAATCTTTCAAAATCTTCATCTACAACCCCAACACGCCCTTCACCTTCAACTCTCCATCTCAGTCCCTCTTCTACACCACTCTGGCTCTCCAAGATAGCGTCTTCGTCACTCAAGACGCTGAGCAAGCCCATCTCTTCTTCGTCCCCTTCCCTTCCGATCTCTCCACGCGCTCCATCGCGCGTCTCATCAGAGGCCTTCGCAATGATCTTCCCTACTGGAACCGCACCCTCGGAGCTGACCATTTTTACCTGTCCTGTGCGGGTATCGGGTACGAATCGGACCGAAATCTCGTCGAGCTCAAGAAAAACTCGATCCAGATCTCGTGCTTTCCGACGCCGGCCGGTAAGTTCATACCTCACAAGGACATTTCCCTCCCTCCGCTCGCGAGCTCTCACGcaccaacaaacaaaacgACGAGGTTTTTGGGCTACGCCAGGTTCAATTGGCTAAAGGAGTCAACGTTGGTCAACGAATTGAGCAGCGAACCGGAGTTTCTGATCGAATCCGAACCGTCGGATCTGAATTCTTATGCGGAGAGAATCGCCAGCAGTAAGTTCTGTTTGTTCGAGTATGGAGGAGGCGACGTTTCGGGTATCGGCGAGGCGTTGCGTTTCGGGTGTGTGCCCGCGGTGGTTACTGACCGTCCGATCCAGGACCTGCCGTTCTCGGACGTGCTGAGGTGGCAGGAGATCACGGTATTCGTGGAACGTAGAGGGGTTGGGGAACTAAAGCGTGTGCTGGCTCGCACGTGCGGGGACCGGCATGAGAAAATGAAGGGGTTGGGCGTGACTGCGAGTCGGCATTTTGTGTGGAATGAGACACCGCAGCCGTTGGATTCGTTTCATACGTTGATGTATCAGCTGTGGTTGAGACGGCACACCATCAGATACGTGCGGAGAGAATCGGCTTAG